Sequence from the Gemmatimonadota bacterium genome:
GGTGGTGCTGGTCGGTGCGCCCGGCTGACAAACCGCGGCGGTCGGTCCGTAGGCGGTGACGACCACGCCTTCACGATCGCTTGCGCCGGCGCGCTGCAACCCGGCGAAGCGGACGACGTAGCTGCCGGTGGCCACATGCTCGGAGAAGATCGAGCGGCCCAGCGGGTGATGACGCCACGTGCCGGAAGCCTCGGCGCTGGCCGTCGGCGAATCGACCCAGGCGAAGGCCGAGCGTCCGGAGAGGGTCCCCGAGCCGATGACCACGCTCGTGGAGGACTGGTCGGCGAGCACGCCGGCGTTGTCATAGCAACGGAAGATCAACTGCGAATCCCCCCAGTTGTCATCCATGCAGAAGCCGCCGTTGGTCGGGCTGTAGGCCGTCACAAACTGCGCGTTGATTGCCCCGCTCGGCACCGTCAATCCCGTCCAGCCAACCGTGTACAGTCCGAGCCCGGCGCGATTCATCGTGTTCGCCGCGGCGGTCGGGTTGTAGCTGTACTCGGCGTCGGGCGTCGTGGCGCCGGCTGTCGCCTCGTTGTTGTTCCAGGCAAAGGCGATCCGGCCATCGACGACGGTGACCTCGGTGCTGTCCTTGATCGTTTCCGACTCTGCGACGATCCAGCTGCTCCCCGGTGCGCTCGCGGTGACGACGCCGCTCGCCGAGACGGTCGCGGTCGCCGACGTGCGCGATGTCCAGGTGATCGTGCGCCCGGTCAGCACGTCGCCACCGGCGTTCTTGGGCGTCGCCGCGAGGGTGGTGGTGAGGCCGGTGCCGATGACGACAGAGGGCGTCGACATCGCGAGGGTGGCGACTGGACCGGACGGAATGGGGTCGGGGCCGGTCGTGTCGGCACCGCAGGCGGTGAGCGTGGCCAAGACGATGAAGGGGAGCGCAGCGCGGGACTGTTGCATGGTGATTTCCTCGGGGGATGAAGATCCCGGCAGGTATCGACCGATGCAGGTGCCGAATGGGGGGGGGGGGGGGGGGGGGGGGGGGGGGGGGGCCGCGGCCGGGGGGGGGCCGCCGGCGGGGGCCGGCGGGGGCGGGGCGGCGCGGCGGCCCGGGGGCGGGGGCGGGGGGCAGGCCCGAGGGGGGGGGCCTCGGGGGGGGGGAGGGGGCCGGCCGGGGGAAGGGGACCGCGGGAAGGGGGGCCCGGTCGGCCCCGGGCGGGGGGCGCGGGCCGGGCGGGCCGGGGGGGGCGGCGGAGGGGCACGCCGCCGGGGTGAGGGGGGGGGGGCCGCCGGGCGCCGGGGGGGGCGGGGGCGGGGGGCCCGCGGCGGCGGGGGGGGGGGGGGGGGGCGGGGGGGGCGGCGGGGGGAGGGGGGGCGGGGCGCCCCCGCGCCCCCCCCCCCCCCTGGGGGGGGGTCTTAGAAGAGTCGCCCCCCGAGCGGCACCGCCAGCGTCGGCTCGAGCAGCACGACCGCGCCCTCGGGGTCCGGCACCCCGAGCACCAGGACCTCGCTCTTGATGCCGGCGATCCGCTTCGGCGCGAAGTTCACCACGGCGACCACGAGGCGACCAACGAGCTGTTCCGGGGTGTAGTGCACCGTGAGTTGCGCGCTCGAGGTCTTGATGCCGAGTTCGGCGCCGAAGTCGATGGTGAGGACGTAGGCCGGCTTCAGCGCCCTGGGGTTCGGTGCGGCGGTGAGGACGCGGCCGACCCGGATGTCGACCGCGAGGAAGTCGTCGAAGGAGATGTCTGCAGTCATGCGTTGGGCTCCGCTATCGATCATCGATCATCGATGATCGATGATCGATGATCGATGATCGATTCAGCTCGCCACCACAAACGACAGCATCCGCCCCGGCACCCAGATCACCTTCTTGATCTCGCCGACGAGGTACTTCGCCACCGCCGGATCCGCCTCGGCCGCAGCGCGCACCACCGCTTCGGTCGAATCGCGCGGCACCACCACGCTGCCGCGCGTCTTGCCGTTGACCTGTACCGCCACCGTGATCGTGTCCTCGATCGTCAGGACCGGATCGTAGCTCGGCCAGGCCGAGTCGAAGATCGTGGTCCGGTGCCCAAGGCGCTCCCAGCACTCCTCGGCGAAGTGCGGGGCGAACGGTGCCGTCATCTGCACCAGCTCGCTCACCAGGGTGCGCTCGGCGCAGTTCTGGTCGCGGAGGACGTTGACCAACTCCATCAGCGCCGCGATCGCGGTGTTGTAGCGGAGTTGCTCGATCTCCTCGGCCACGCGCTGCTTGACCTGGTGCCACTTGATCAGCACTTCGCGGCGGATCTCGGCGTCCTTGCAGTCCGGGTCGCTCGCCAGCGTGACCAGCTCCCAGACCTTGTCGAGGAAGCGGCGTGGCCCCGAGATGCCGGCATCGCGGAAGTCGCCGCCCTCCTGGAACGGCCCGAGGAACATCAGGTAGGTGCGGAAGGTGTCCGCGCCCCACTTGTCGATGTACTGATCGGGCACCACCACGTTGCCGCGCGACTTCGACATCTTCGCGCCGTCCTTCACGATCAGGCCGTGCGCGCGGAACTTCCGGAACGGCTCCTCGAAGTCGAGCATCCCGGCGTCGTGCAGCACCATGGTGATGAAGCGCGAGTAGAGCAGGTGGAGCACGGCATGCTCGTTCCCGCCGATGTAGCTCGCGACCGGCAGCCACTTCTTCGTGCGCTCGAGGTCGAACGGCCGATCGGTCAGCTCGCTGCTCGGGTAGCGCAGGAAGTACCACGCCGAGTCGAGGAAGGTGTCGGAGACATCCGTCTCGCGCCGCCCCTGCTTGCCGCAGGTGGGGCAGGGGACGAAGTACCACTCCGCATGGCGCGCCAGCGGCGAGACGCCGGAGTCGTCCGGGCGGAAGTCCTCGATCGCCGGCAACACCACCGGCAGGTCGGCTTCGGGCACCGGCACCGGGCCGCAGGCGTCGCAGTAGATGATCGGGATCGGCGGGCCCCAGTACCGTTGGCGCGAGATGCACCAATCATAGAGGCGATACTGCACCGTCTCCTTCCCGCTGCCGCGCGACACCAGCCACGACGTGATCGCCGCCTTGGTGTCCATCGGCGTGCGCCCGTCGAACTCGCGCGAGTTCACCATCCGGCTGTCGGCATCGACTCCGGTGTAGGCAGCCTCGAGCGGCGTGCCGGCATCGTCGCCGGGGCCGGCGATCACGCGGACAATCGGCAACGCGAACTTGGTGGCGAACGCGAAGTCGCGTTCGTCATGCCCGGGAACCGCCATGATGGCGCCCGTGCCGTAGTCCATCAGCACGTAGTCGGCGATCCACACCTGGATCTGCTCGCCGGTCGCCGGATTGAAGGCGGTGCTGCCGGTGAAGACCCCGGTCTTCTCCTTGTCGCCGACCTTCCGCGTCACCACGTCCTGCGCGGCCGCCTGCGCCCGATAGGCCTCGACTGCGTCACGCCGCGCGTCCGTGGTCAGCGCGTCCACCAGCGGGTGCTCGGGGGCGAGCACGAGGAAGGTCGCGCCGAAGAGCGTGTCCGGGCGGGTGGTGTAGACGGTGATCGCGGAGCTCGACGCATCGCTCGCGCGGAAGGTCACCTCGGCGCCGTGCGAGCGGCCCAGCCAGTTCTTCTGCGCCATGACCGTGGTATCCGACCAATCCATCTTGGTCGGATCATCGAGGTTGTTCAGCAACCGCTCGGCGTAGTCGGTGATCCGGAAGTACCACTGCTCCAGGACGCGCTGCTCCACAATCGTGCCGCACCGCTCGCAGGCCCCGGCAATCACCTGCTCGTTCGACAGCACCGTCTTGCAACTCGGACACCAGTTGACCGCGCCGTTCTTCTTGTAGGCGAGCCCCTGCTTGTAGAGCTGCAGGAAGACCCACTGCGTCCACTTGTAGTACGACGGCTCCGTGGTCGACAGGACATTCCGCCACGGGAACATCCCACCCATCCGCGTGAGCTGGCGGGTGAAGTTGGCGATGTTGCGCGGAATCAGCTCGGCCGGATGCACCCCGACCTTGATGGCGAAGTTCTCCGAATGGATGCCGAAGGCATCGAAACCGATCGGCTCGAACACCTGATAGCCCTGCATCCGCTTGAAGCGGCCGAAGACGTCGGCGCCCGTGAACGCGAAGAGGTTCCCGACGTGCAGCCCTTCGGCCGACGGGTACGGGAACATCATCAGGTTGTAGAAGGGGCGCTCCGCCCGGTCGAGGTCCGGCTCATTGGTGCGCTCGGCCGCCCACCGCTCACGCCACTTGGTCTCGACCATCTCGGGCAGGTACTTGTCGGGCTCGGACATCCTGGGACTTTCCGGGGTTCAGGTGGAACCCGGAAAGCTAATGGTGGGGGGGAGAGGGGGGGCGGTAACCAGTGACCAGTGACCACCAGTGACCGAGCGGTGACCAGTGACCAGAGGCTGGGGTGAAACGTGAAACGTGAGACGGTGGCTGCCCGAGGGCTCCCGTCTCACGTCTCACCTTTCACTGCCTGACCGGGTCACGGGTCACGGGTCACTGGTTACCTGTCACCAGGCTCCCCGTACCGCGGCGCTCGTTCAGCCGTTCGGCCGCCGCTGCGCCGTCCGGTTGCCCAGGTTGAGCGTGAACGCCTCGCCATTGACCGTGGCCGTCGGTGTCGCGGTGCCGTTGAAGGTGATGATCACCGTGCGGGTGACCGGGGTGCCCCCTTCGGGGGTCACCGTCACGACCCGGGTGACGGTGCCGGAGGTCGGCCACGGGGCGACGCCCTCGGCGCGGACCGGCACGACGACGTCAACGAAGGTCGCCGTCTCCGCCATGTCGTACGAGCGGTTGTTGCCGCTCTCATTGATCCGCGACCGCGAGGCCGCGCCCGTCGCGGTGCCGTTCGTGGTGCGGCTCGTCTCGGTGCCGAGGAGCCCGGTGTGGACGAAGTTGCGCGTGCGGGTGATCGTGGCGGTCCAGGGGCCGCGGGTGACGTCACCCTGCAGCGTTGCGGCGACTTCGATCTTGGCGGTCAGCATCGCGTCGTAGGCCTGCTGCACCGCATTCAGGCCGTCGTAGAAGGCCACGGTGCGCGTGATGGTCAGGCCATTGGCGCTATTCGGCGGGCAGGAGAAGCGGCCGCCGCCGAAGCCGCAGCCGTTCACGTTGCCCGGACCGATCGGCGGAGTCAGCTCGTCCATCAGGTTCACGGTGAAATTGCCATTCATGCCGTTGAGCCCTGCCATCACGTCGACGTCCTCGGCGGTGGCGTCGGCGGAGACCGTGGCGACGTCACTGGAGATGCGCGAGGCGAGGATCCCGGTGTCGTCCGTGCCGGTCGTGGAATCACTGCAGGCGGCCAGGGCCAGGAGGGCGGTGCAGGCAAAGAGGGTGGAGCGCATGGCGGTCATCCTTGGTGAGACTGTGAAAGCGGTGACGCTTCAAGTATCGGGGGTCACACCGGATGACGGAGGTTCGTGCGGACTGTTAAGGGATGATTGGTGATCGATCGTCGATTATCGAGTGCCCCGGCTCCACGACTCCCTTG
This genomic interval carries:
- a CDS encoding tRNA-binding protein; the encoded protein is MTADISFDDFLAVDIRVGRVLTAAPNPRALKPAYVLTIDFGAELGIKTSSAQLTVHYTPEQLVGRLVVAVVNFAPKRIAGIKSEVLVLGVPDPEGAVVLLEPTLAVPLGGRLF
- a CDS encoding leucine--tRNA ligase — its product is MSEPDKYLPEMVETKWRERWAAERTNEPDLDRAERPFYNLMMFPYPSAEGLHVGNLFAFTGADVFGRFKRMQGYQVFEPIGFDAFGIHSENFAIKVGVHPAELIPRNIANFTRQLTRMGGMFPWRNVLSTTEPSYYKWTQWVFLQLYKQGLAYKKNGAVNWCPSCKTVLSNEQVIAGACERCGTIVEQRVLEQWYFRITDYAERLLNNLDDPTKMDWSDTTVMAQKNWLGRSHGAEVTFRASDASSSAITVYTTRPDTLFGATFLVLAPEHPLVDALTTDARRDAVEAYRAQAAAQDVVTRKVGDKEKTGVFTGSTAFNPATGEQIQVWIADYVLMDYGTGAIMAVPGHDERDFAFATKFALPIVRVIAGPGDDAGTPLEAAYTGVDADSRMVNSREFDGRTPMDTKAAITSWLVSRGSGKETVQYRLYDWCISRQRYWGPPIPIIYCDACGPVPVPEADLPVVLPAIEDFRPDDSGVSPLARHAEWYFVPCPTCGKQGRRETDVSDTFLDSAWYFLRYPSSELTDRPFDLERTKKWLPVASYIGGNEHAVLHLLYSRFITMVLHDAGMLDFEEPFRKFRAHGLIVKDGAKMSKSRGNVVVPDQYIDKWGADTFRTYLMFLGPFQEGGDFRDAGISGPRRFLDKVWELVTLASDPDCKDAEIRREVLIKWHQVKQRVAEEIEQLRYNTAIAALMELVNVLRDQNCAERTLVSELVQMTAPFAPHFAEECWERLGHRTTIFDSAWPSYDPVLTIEDTITVAVQVNGKTRGSVVVPRDSTEAVVRAAAEADPAVAKYLVGEIKKVIWVPGRMLSFVVAS